TTCGTGAACACCGCTGACGCCGACGTCATCCGCTTCCTGCGCTGGTTTACCTTCCTCACCCGCGAGGAGCTTGACGAGCTTGCCGTCGAGGTCGAGCAGCGCCCCTTTGCGCGCGCGGCCCAGAAGCGCCTCGCGCGGGAGATGACCACCCTCGTCCACGGAGCAGATGCGACGGCGGCGGTCGAGCTCGCCTCCCAGGCCCTGTTCGGGCGCGCAGAGCTTTCTGACCTCGACCGATCGACGCTTGAATCCGCGGTACAGGAGACAACCGTCTACGAGGCCTCGCGCGAAGACACGATTGTGGATTGCCTGGTGGGCACAGGCCTTGCCGACTCGCGCGGGGCCGCTCGCCGCTCCATCAAAGAGGGAGGGGTCTACGCCAACAACGTCCGCGTCGAATCGGAGGAGTGGGCCCCTGCTGCCGAGGACCTGCTGCACGGCGAGTGGCTAGTGCTGCGCCGCGGCAAGAAGAACTTCGCCGGCGTCAGGTTCGCCTGAGCTTGTCGACGTGGTGTGTGGTGTGTTGTTTTTTGTGGGTTGTGCTGGGGGTTTGTGTTGTGTGTGGGGTGGGGGTTAGTGTTTTGTTTCGTCGCCGTGAGGCGAGTGAGGGTTGATAATTACAGAGTTGGTTGCCGGAGTTAACGTTGAGTTTGACTTGTGGTTACCGGTTGTGTAGATTGACTCTTTGCTGCTTGGGTGGCCCGGTTGGGTTGCTTGGGTGTGCGTGTGTTGTGTGAGAACTCGATAGTGTGCCAATGTACTTTTGTTTGTGGGTTGGTTGTGTGCTGCTTGCGCTGGCTGCTGCTGTTTTGTGGTGGTGGTTGGTGTGTGCCGGCGGGTGGTGTCTGAACCATTGATGGGATGCTGCTTTGTTGGTGTTTGTGGTGCGTGATTGATTCGCGTTTTTGCAGATACTTTGTGCCGCCCCCCGTTTTTTGTTGTGCCCTCGTCGGGTTGGGGGGTGGTTGGTAATTTTTGGATGGCCAGTTCTGCTGTAGTCCTGCCTGTGTTGGTGGGGTTGTGGTGGTGTTGGTTTGTTTTGGTTGGGTTTGGGCTTTTCACGGCCTGTTTCTTGTCGAAACTTTTTGTGGAGAGTTTGATCCTGGCTCAGGATGAACGCTGGCGGCGTGCTTAACACATGCAAGTCGAACGGAAAGGCTCCCGCTTGCGGGGGTACTCGAGTGGCGAACGGGTGAGTAACACGTGGGTGATCTGCCCTGTACTTCGGGATAAGCCTGGGAAACTGGGTCTAATACTGGATAGGACTGCTGGTTGGTGCTGGTGGTGGAAAGCTTTTGCGGTATGGGATGAGCTCGCGGCCTATCAGCTTGTTGGTGGGGTAATGGCCTACCAAGGCGTCGACGGGTAGCCGGCCTGAGAGGGTGTACGGCCACATTGGGACTGAGATACGGCCCAGACTCCTACGGGAGGCAGCAGTGGGGAATATTGCACAATGGGCGCAAGCCTGATGCAGCGACGCCGCGTGGGGGATGACGGCCTTCGGGTTGTAAACTCCTTTCGCCAGGGACGAAGCGTTTTGTGACGGTACCTGGATAAGAAGCACCGGCTAACTACGTGCCAGCAGCCGCGGTAATACGTAGGGTGCGAGCGTTGTCCGGAATTACTGGGCGTAAAGAGCTCGTAGGTGGTTTGTCGCGTCGTTTGTGTAAGTCCATGGCTTAACTGTGGGACTGCAGGCGATACGGGCATAACTTGAGTGCTGTAGGGGAGACTGGAATTCCTGGTGTAGCGGTGAAATGCGCAGATATCAGGAGGAACACCGATGGCGAAGGCAGGTCTCTGGGCAGTAACTGACGCTGAGGAGCGAAAGCATGGGTAGCGAACAGGATTAGATACCCTGGTAGTCCATGCCGTAAACGGTGGGCGCTAGGTGTGAGCCTCTTCCACGGGGTTCGTGCCGTAGCTAACGCATTAAGCGCCCCGCCTGGGGAGTACGGCCGCAAGGCTAAAACTCAAAGGAATTGACGGGGGCCCGCACAAGCGGCGGAGCATGTGGATTAATTCGATGCAACGCGAAGAACCTTACCTGGGCTTGACATGCACTGGATCGGGCCAGAGATGGTCTTTCCCTTTGTGGCTGGTGTGCAGGTGGTGCATGGTTGTCGTCAGCTCGTGTCGTGAGATGTTGGGTTAAGTCCCGCAACGAGCGCAACCCTTGTCTTATGTTGCCAGCATTTGGTTGGGGACTCATGAGAGACTGCCGGGGTTAACTCGGAGGAAGGTGGGGATGACGTCAAATCATCATGCCCCTTATGTCCAGGGCTTCACACATGCTACAATGGTCGGTACAGCGCGTGTGCGATACTGTGAGGTGGAGCTAATCGCTAGAAAGCCGGTCGTAGTTCGGATTGGGGTCTGCAACTCGACCCCATGAAGTCGGAGTCGCTAGTAATCGCAGATCAGCAACGCTGCGGTGAATACGTTCCCGGGCCTTGTACACACCGCCCGTCACGTCATGAAAGTTGGTAACACCCGAAGCCAGTGGCCTGTCATGGGAGCTGTCGAAGGTGGGATCGGCGATTGGGACGAAGTCGTAACAAGGTAGCCGTACCGGAAGGTGCGGCTGGATCACCTCCTTTCTAAGGAGTTTTTGTTTTTTGTGTGCCCTGCAAGGGTTTTGTGGGGTGTGGGTGGTTGAGTGCCCGTGTGTGGTGCTGCCACTGTTTGTAAAGTCCGGGTGGACACATGCCGGCGCGGAAGGATAGGTTTCGTGCGTTGTGTGGGTGGTGTGCGACCTGTTCCTGCAAGCATTGTGAGTGTGTTGGTGCGCTGTTGGGTGTCTGGGACTTCACGCGTTGTGTGTTGTTTCATGGCTTGCGCTCTTGTGTGCTGCTGCTGTTGTGTGGTGGTGCGGGGGTGTGGGTGTGGTGTGTGAGAACTGTATAGTGGACGCGAGCATCTTTATTCTTGTGTTTTTTGTGTTGTGTTTGTTGTTCAAGGGCGTACGGTGGATGCCTTGGCATGCTGAGCCGATGAAGGACGTGTGAGGCTGCGTTAAGCCTCGGGGAGTTGCCAACTGAGCGTTGATCCGAGGATGTCCGAATGGGGAAACCTGGCACCGGTTGTGTGGTGTTACCCGCAGGTGAATTCATAGTCTGTGTGGGGGTTGACGCGGGGAAGTGAAACATCTCAGTACCCGTAGGAGAAGAAAACAAGTGTGATTCCGTTAGTAGTGGCGAGCGAAGGCGGATGAGGCTAAACCATGTGTGTGTGATACCTGGCAGGGGTTGCGCATGTGGGGTTGTGGGGATGCATGGGCAGGCACTGTCATGTCTGCGCGTTTGTGTGTGTGTTAGCGGAAGTTGCCTGGGATGGTGCGCCGTAGTGGGTGAGAGCCCCTGTACGTGAAGGCATGCATGGAGGCGTTTTGTGTTTCCCGAGTAGCAGCGGGCTCGTGGAATCTGTTGTGAATCTGCCGGGACCACCCGGTAAGCCTAAATACTCAGTGTGACCGATAGTGGATAGTACCGTGAGGGAATGGTGAAAAGTACCCCGGGAGGGGAGTGAAATAGTTCCTGAAACCGTGCGCTTACAATCCGTCAGAGCATCTCTTGTGTGTGATGGCGTGCCTTTTGAAGAATGAGCCTGCGAGTCAGCGGCATGTCGCGAGGTTAACCCGTTGGTGGGGTAGTCGTAGCGAAAGCGAATCCTCATGGGGTGTTGTTAGTGGCATGTCCTGGACCCGAAGCGGGGTGATCTACCCATGGCCAGTGTGAAGCAGCTGTAAGAGGTTGTGGAGGCGCGAACCCACTTAGGTTGAAAACTGAGGGGATGAGTTGTGGGTAGGGGTGAAAGGCCAATCAAACTCCGTGATAGCTGGTTCTCCCCGAAATGCATTTAGGTGCAGCGTCATGTTAGCTTGCCGGAGGTAGAGCTACTGGTTGGTTGAGCGGGACTATCATCTTAGCAATGTCAGCCAAACTCCGAATGCCGGTGAAGTGGTGCATGGCAGTGAGACTGTGGGGGATAAGCTTCATAGTCGAGAGGGAAACAGCCCAGATCGCCGGTTAAGGCCCCTAAGGGTGTACTAAGTGGAAAAGGATGTGGGATCGCGAAGACAGCCAGGAGGTTGGCTTAGAAGCAGCCATCCTTGAAAGAGTGCGTAATAGCTCACTGGTCGAGTGGTTCCGCGCCGACAATTCAGTGGGGCTCAAGTACACCGCCGAAGCCGCGGCAGGCACACCTTGTGGTGTGTTTGGGTAGGGGAGCGTCGTGCATGGGGTGAAGCAGTACCGTAAGGGGTTGTGGACTGTGTGCGAGTGAGAATGCAGGCATGAGTAACGAGTGGTAAGTGAGAATCTTATCCGCCGGATGACTAAGGGTTCCTGGGTCAAGTTCGTCTTCCCAGGGTGAGTCGGGTCCTAAGGCGAGGCCGACAGGCGTAGTCGATGGTTAACGGGTTGATATTCCCGTACCCGTGTATACGCGCCCAAGTGCGAGGCGGTGATACTAACCATGTTGCGCTGTACTATTTACACGGCCTTTGGTTGTGTGTGGTGTGGTGTGATGTGGGGCCTGATCCGTAGTAGTGCAGTGATGGGGTGACGCAGGAAGGTAGCCACGCCGTTTAATGGATTGCGGTGTAAGCGTGTGGCACGGGCCTTTGTGAAATGCGGGGCCCTTTATGTGTGAGGCGTGATGCGTAGCCCCTGGTGGGTGATGGTGGTGATCCTATGCTGTCGAGAAAAGCCTCTAGCGAGTGTGTACACGGCCCGTACCCGAAACCGACACAGGTAGTCAGGTAGAGAATACTAAGGCGGTCGGGTGAACTGTGGTTAAGGAACTCGGCAAATTACCCCCGTAACTTCGGGAGAAGGGGGACCATGTGCGGTGCGCTGCTTGTACGGTGGTGGTGCTGTGTGTGGTCGCAGAGAATAGAGGGGAGCGACTGTTTATCAAAAACACAGGTCCATGCGAAGACTTCACGTTGATGTATATGGACTGACGCCTGCCCGGTGCTGGAAGGTTAAGAGGACCTGTTAGGCCGTTTGTGGTCGAAGCGGAGAATTTAAGCCCCAGTAAACGGCGGTGGTAACTATAACCATCCTAAGGTAGCGAAATTCCTTGTCGGGTAAGTTCCGACCTGCACGAATGGCGTAACGACTCCCCTGCTGTCTCAACCACAGGCCCGGTGAAATTGCAGTACGAGTAAAGATGCTCGTTTCGCGCGGCAGGACGAAAAGACCCCGGGACCTTCACTATAGCTTGGTATTGGTGTTCGGTGCGGTTTGTGTAGGATAGGTGGGAGACTGTGAAGCGGCTACGCTAGTGGTTGTGGAGTCGTTGTTGAAATACCACTCTGACCGTAGTGGATACCTTAACCTTGGCCCATGATCTGGGTTGGGGACAGTGCCTGGTGGGTAGTTTAACTGGGGCGGTTGCCTCCCAAAGAGTAACGGAGGCGCCCAAAGGTTCCCTCAGCCTGGTTGGCAATCAGGTGGCGAGTGTAAGTGCACAAGGGAGCTTGACTGCGAGACTGGCTAGTCGAGCAGGGACGAAAGTCGGGACTAGTGATCCGGCACCTACTTGTGGATGTGGTGTCGCTCAACGGATAAAAGGTACCCCGGGGATAACAGGCTGATCTTCCCCAAGAGTCCATATCGACGGGATGGTTTGGCACCTCGATGTCGGCTCGTCGCATCCTGGGGCTGGAGTAGGTCCCAAGGGTTGGGCTGTTCGCCCATTAAAGCGGCACGCGAGCTGGGTTCAGAACGTCGTGAGACAGTTCGGTCTCTATCCGCCGCGCGCGTTGAAACTTGAAGAAGGCTGTCCCTAGTACGAGAGGACCGGGACGGACGTACCTCTGGTGTGCCAGTTGTTCCGCCAGGAGCACGGCTGGTTGGCTACGTACGGAAGGGATAACCGCTGAAAGCATCTAAGCGGGAAGCCTGTTTTAAGATGAGGTTTCATTCGAGGTTCCCCACAGACGATGGGGTTGATAGGCCGGATCTGGACACGCAGCAATGCGTGAAGGTGACCGGTACTAATACACCAAAAACCAACACAACCCAAACAAAAAGAACACGACGAACCGTGCACGCGTCCACTATGCAGTATCTGACACACCACCCCTATACGCGGGCCAACAAAAAACACATCATGGTGTTCATAGAGTCCCACGACTGTGTCGGTGGTTGATGGCGGCGGGGAAACGCCCGGACCCATTCCGAACCCGGAAGCTAAGCCCGCCCGCGCTGATGGTACTGCCCCCGGGAGGGGGTGGGAGAGTAAGTTACCGCCGACCCAACAACTTCACAAAAACACCGAAGGAGCGTGACCCACCCAGGGCCACGCTCCTTACGTGTCTCTGCGCGCCTATACTGGGTAAGTCTCAACAGAAAGGGTCTGTATGTCCGAAGGGATGAATCCCCGCAATGGGGACGACCGCCCCCGCCGCGGGCGTCGTCCGAACGAGCGCGGAGGCAAGCGCGGCCATGGCGGGAGCTCCGGCGGGAGGGACCCGCGCCGCCGTGAAGACGGAGGCATCAGGCACAACCGCTCCAATCCCCACAGGCAGGGTTTCCGGGAGGATCGGATGGCGCAGAAGCTATCGGAGCCCGACCTTCCCCCGGAGCTCGAGGTTACGGACCTTGACCCTTCGGTGCTGCAGGATCTTCGCGTTTTGTCCAAAGATAACGCCGACCGCGTGGCCAAGCACATGATCATGGCCAGCAGCCTGCTCGAGGACGACCCTCAGCTCGCGCTGCGGCACGCGCGCGCGGCGAAGAACCGGGCGGGCCGCGTGGGCGTGGTCCGCGAGACGAACGGCATTGTCGCATACCACGCCGGCGAGTGGCGCGAAGCTTTGTCTGAGTTGCGGGCCGCGCGGCGTATTTCCGGCGGCCCGGGCCTGATCGCTGTAATGGCTGACGCGGAGCGCGGCTTAGGCCGGCCGGAGAAGGCCCTGGAGATCGGCCGCGGCCCCGAGGTACGCGAGCTAGACGAGGCCGGGCGCATCGAGCTCGCGATTGTTCTCGCCGGCGCCCGTCACGACCTCGGCCAGCACGAGTCCGCGCTTGCGACGCTCGAGAGGCTGGGGCCCTCACTGGACTCTCAGGGGCTGGAGCAGGCGCGGTTGTCCTACGCATATGCTGACGCTTTGCTCGCGCTGGACCGCCGAGATGAAGCAAAGCAGTGGTTCGAGCACGCGGCCGCGATTGACGCGGAAGGCGTGACCGATGCGGGCGCGCGCGCAAAGGAGCTCGGTTAGATTATGGCGCTTCTGGATTCTATTGACGCTTTGCTTCTCGATCTCGACGGGACAGTCTGGGAGGGCGGCAACGCCGTGGCGCACGCCCCGGAGACGATTTCCGGTGTGTCCGTGCCCGTTGTGTACATCACGAACAACGCCTTTCGCCCCCCGCCCGAGGTCGTAGAGCGGCTCGCAGGCATCGGCATTGACGCCTCGCCTGACGACGTCCTCACGTCCGCCCAGGCGGCTGTCGCGCTGGCGGGGGAGAGTCTTGGCGCGGGGGAGAAGATCCTCGTGCTCGGCTCCGACTCTTTTAGGGACCTTGCCCGACGCGCTGGATTCGAGGTGGTTTCCAGTGCTTCGGACAGCCCGCGGGCTGTCCTGCACGGACACAGCCCGGAGACGGGATGGAGAGAACTGTCCGAGGCAGCGCTCGCAATCGCCGACGGCGCGACCTACATCGCGTCGAACCTCGATACGACGCTGCCCACTGAGCGCGGCCTTTTGGTGGGCAACGGCTCGATGGTTGCCGCCGTGACCTCTGCAACTGGGGTGCGCCCGCGCGCTGCCGGGAAACCGGAACCCGCCATGTTCCTTCAGGCGGCGGCACAGGTGGGGGCGAAGCGCCCGCTGGCTGTCGGAGACCGCTTGGATACCGACATCGCGGGAGCTGTCAGCGCAGGCATACCCGTGCTCCACGTCTTGACCGGTGTGTCCGGACCGCTGGCACTGCTGTCCGCCCCGAAGGAGCAGCGGCCGACGTTCGTCGGGGAGAACCTTTCCGCGTTGCATGAGGAGCCAGGCGCGCTCGCCCCGGGGCCGCAGGGTGGGTTTACCGCGCGCGTGGACGCCGGCGACATCATCTTGAGCCGGGGTGACGAGGCGGCGACGCCGATCCAGGCGCTTCGGACGGCTCTCGAGGTCGCGTGGCACATGCCGGAGCCGCCGCGGCTGGTGCGCCCGGACTCGGAGGCCGCAGAGCGCGCGTGCGCTGAATGGTGGTGAGGCGTCCATGAACGCACCCATCCCGCGCGATCCGCGTCGGCCTCGTATCGATGGTGCGGAGCTGTCGCGTCGCGTCGACGACATCCTCGCGGAACCAGTCAGCAGCCTGCGCGAGGAGGCCGAGCGACTCGGCCGCGCGCACGCGCTGCTTAACGACGCCCTGCAGACGGGCTAGGGCACGCTTTACGAGGAAGGAGAACCCCGATGCCTCCAGGACGCCGACGCCTCGACGCCGAATTGGTGCGTCGAAAGATCGCCCGCTCGCGTGAGCAGGCCCGGGAGTGGATCAAGGAAGGGCGCGTGGAGGTGGCCGGCTTCGTGGCCATGAAGCCGGCGACGGTGGTGGAACCCGATGCCTCCATCCGAGTCAGCATTGACGAAGCCGATACCTGGGCCTCCCGGGGCGCGCACAAGTTGTTGGGGGCGCTCGATGCGTTTGGGCGGCGGGAGTTGGACGTCGATAAGCGGCGGTGCTTAGACGCAGGCGCTTCGACGGGCGGTTTCACGGACGTTCTGCTGTCGCGGGGGGCTCGCGAGGTGGTGGCCGTCGACGTCGGCTACGGGCAGCTCGTCTGGCGGCTGCAGAATGACCCGCGGGTTACGGTGCTGGACCGGACGAACATCCGAACGCTGACCTCAGAGATGATGGGCGGGCCGGCGGAGCTCATGGTGGGCGACCTGTCTTTCATTTCTCTGCGGTTGGTCCTGCCCGCGATCGCCGCGTGCATGGTCGAGGGCGCGGACCTGCTGCCCATGGTCAAGCCGCAGTTCGAGGTGGGAAAGGACAGGCTCGGCAGCGGCGGGGTGGTGCGCTCGCCGGGCTTGCGTGCCGAGGTGACGGCGGAGGTCGCCGGCTTCGCGCAGGGGCTGGGGCTGAGCCTGAAAGATGTGGTGGCGTCCCCGCTGCCCGGTCCGAGCGGCAACGTAGAATACTTCCTGTGGCTCGTCAAGGATTCGGGCGCGCACTCGCTTGACGAGGACACGCTGCGCGCCCTCGTGACTCGAGCCGTCGAGGAAGGACCCACGAACTGATGACTATTCGCAACCACCGGGTGATCCTGCTGGTGCCGCACACCTACCGCGCTGGCAACATCGCCGCGGCTGCCCGAGCCGCGGAGCTGCTCACGGCGGCGGGCATTCAAGTCCGCCTCCTTGACCAACAGAACATGGGGCCTGTGGAGGAGGAGGACTCTCTGCGTACGCTCGAGCGGGTTCCCGAGGGGCCGGAGGCGGCTGCCGGTTGCGAGCTCGTACTCGTCCTCGGCGGCGACGGCACGTTCCTGCGCGCAGCGAACTATGCCCACGCGCAGGACGTTCCGGTGCTGGGGATCAACCTCGGTCACGTGGGTTTTCTTGCGGAGTGGGAGCAGGAGAGCCTCGAGGAGGCCATCGGCCGTGTGATCCGCACGACCTACCGCATCGAGGACCGCATGACCATCGACGTCGTGCTGCTCGACTCCGGCGACAACGTGTTGGGTACGGGCTGGGCGCTCAACGAGGCGAGCATCGAAAACGTCAACCGCACGAAGGTGATGGACGCCACGCTCGAAGTGGACTTCCGCCCCGTGTCCTCCTTCGGCTGCGACGGCCTGCTCGTGTCCACGCCGACCGGCTCAACGGCCTACGCCTTCGCCGCCGGCGGGCCGGTTATGTGGCCCGAGGTGGAGGCGCTGCTCGTTGTCCCCAACAACGCTCACGCGCTGTTTACCAAGCCGCTGGTTGTTTCTCCTCGCTCGACGGTGGCCATCGAGTCCGAGTCGAATACGGGGGAGGCGAACGTGGTTCTCGACGGCTTCCGTACCCTGGCGATGCCGCCCGGCTCGCGCGTCGAGATCGTTCGCGGCAGGCGTCCGGTGCGCTGGGTGCGCCTCGACGAGCACCCCTTCACCGACCGCCTCGTGCACAAGTTCAAGCTTCCGGTTTCCGGGTGGAGGGGGCCAGCGGCGAAGTAATGCTTACGGAAATCACGATTGACAACCTCGGCGTTATCCCCCGCGCCAGTGCCGAGCTCAGCCCGGGGCTGACCGTACTTACCGGCGAGACCGGCGCGGGAAAGACCATGGTCGTCACCGGCCTGCGGCTGCTCACCGGCGGGCGCGCCGACGCCTCACGCGTGCGCACGGGCGCGGAGAAAGCCGTCGTGGAGGGGGCCTTTTCCCTCACCGACCTGCCGGAGCAGGCGCGCGAGGCCGTAGAGGCCATCGCGGCGAGCGCGGGGGCCGAGCGCGATGAGAACGGCGAGTACGTCGTGTCGCGCTCGGTGCGCGCGACGGGGCGCTCGCGTGCCCACTTGGGAGGGAGGACCGTCCCTGCGGCGACGCTGGGGGAGTTGGCTGGCCACCTGATCACCATCCACGGCCAGAACGACCAGCTGCGGCTTCTGTCCCCCGACCAGCAGCTCGCGGCGCTGGACCGCTACGAACCAGAAGCTGCTTCGGCGCTGGCGTCCTACCGCGAGGTGTGGTCGCAGTGGCGAGAGGCCGCCCGGGACCTCAAAGAGCGCACGGAGAAACGCCGCGAGCTCGCGCAGGAAGTTGACCGCCTGCAATTCGCCATCGGTGAGATCGACACCGTTGCGCCGCAGGAGGGCGAGGACACAGAGCTCGTGGCCAGTATCAACCGCCTCCAGGACGTGGATGCCCTGCGCGAGGCTGCGGAGACCGCGCTGGTGGCGATCGACGGCCCCGACGCCGTCGGTGCCTTCGGCGGCGACGAGGAAGCCGCCTCGAGCCTCGTCGGCCGAGCGGCAACCGCCCTGAGCACGGCGAGCGACCCGGCCCTCAACGAGTTGGGCCAGCGCCTCGACGAGGTGGCCGGGGCGCTTTCGGATATCTCGGCGGAGCTGGGGACATACGGCGCGGGGCTGCCCAGCGACCCGGAGGAGCTGGAAAAACAGCTCCAGCGCCAGCAGGAACTTAAGGCCCTGACCCGCAAATACGCCCCCGACCTCGCCGGGGTGCTGTCGTGGCGGGCCAAGGCGGCCAGGCGGCTGAGCAAGATAGACACCTCGGCGGAGGCGCTCGACGAGCTGAAAAAACGCGTGGCCGAGCTGGAAAAGCAGATGCGGGCCTGCGCCAAGAAACTCAGTGACGTGCGCGCCCGCGCCGCGGCAGCCCTGGGCGAGGCCGTCACGGCGGAACTGCACGGCTTGGCTATGCCGAAGGCGCGGCTGACGGTCCGCCTGAGCAGTACGGGCTACACCCGCGACGGCGCCGACGCCGTCGAACTCTTGCTCGCGCCGAACGACGCGCTGGAGCCGCAGCCGTTGGCCACTAGCGCCTCCGGAGGTGAGCTTTCGCGCGTGATGCTGGGCCTCGAGGTGATCCTGAGCGCCACCTCCAGCGGGGCGACGCTCGTTTTCGACGAGGTCGACGCCGGTGTCGGCGGGCGTGCCGCCGTGGAGATCGGTCGGCGCCTGGCCCGCCTGGCCGCGCGGAACCAGGTCATCGTCGTGACCCACCTGCCGCAGGTGGCCGCTTACGCCGATACCCACCTGCACGTGGCCAAGAACGTGAGCGAGGAGACGGTGACCTCTGGTGTGCGGGAGCTTTCCGAGCCGGAAAGGGTGGAGGAGCTGGCGCGCATGTTGGCGGGCATGGAGGACTCCGCGACGGGGCGTGCCCACGCCGGTGAGCTCTTCGCACGGGCACGCGAAG
This is a stretch of genomic DNA from Corynebacterium auris. It encodes these proteins:
- a CDS encoding HAD-IIA family hydrolase, which translates into the protein MALLDSIDALLLDLDGTVWEGGNAVAHAPETISGVSVPVVYITNNAFRPPPEVVERLAGIGIDASPDDVLTSAQAAVALAGESLGAGEKILVLGSDSFRDLARRAGFEVVSSASDSPRAVLHGHSPETGWRELSEAALAIADGATYIASNLDTTLPTERGLLVGNGSMVAAVTSATGVRPRAAGKPEPAMFLQAAAQVGAKRPLAVGDRLDTDIAGAVSAGIPVLHVLTGVSGPLALLSAPKEQRPTFVGENLSALHEEPGALAPGPQGGFTARVDAGDIILSRGDEAATPIQALRTALEVAWHMPEPPRLVRPDSEAAERACAEWW
- a CDS encoding TlyA family RNA methyltransferase — protein: MPPGRRRLDAELVRRKIARSREQAREWIKEGRVEVAGFVAMKPATVVEPDASIRVSIDEADTWASRGAHKLLGALDAFGRRELDVDKRRCLDAGASTGGFTDVLLSRGAREVVAVDVGYGQLVWRLQNDPRVTVLDRTNIRTLTSEMMGGPAELMVGDLSFISLRLVLPAIAACMVEGADLLPMVKPQFEVGKDRLGSGGVVRSPGLRAEVTAEVAGFAQGLGLSLKDVVASPLPGPSGNVEYFLWLVKDSGAHSLDEDTLRALVTRAVEEGPTN
- a CDS encoding NAD kinase; this translates as MTIRNHRVILLVPHTYRAGNIAAAARAAELLTAAGIQVRLLDQQNMGPVEEEDSLRTLERVPEGPEAAAGCELVLVLGGDGTFLRAANYAHAQDVPVLGINLGHVGFLAEWEQESLEEAIGRVIRTTYRIEDRMTIDVVLLDSGDNVLGTGWALNEASIENVNRTKVMDATLEVDFRPVSSFGCDGLLVSTPTGSTAYAFAAGGPVMWPEVEALLVVPNNAHALFTKPLVVSPRSTVAIESESNTGEANVVLDGFRTLAMPPGSRVEIVRGRRPVRWVRLDEHPFTDRLVHKFKLPVSGWRGPAAK
- the recN gene encoding DNA repair protein RecN, with translation MLTEITIDNLGVIPRASAELSPGLTVLTGETGAGKTMVVTGLRLLTGGRADASRVRTGAEKAVVEGAFSLTDLPEQAREAVEAIAASAGAERDENGEYVVSRSVRATGRSRAHLGGRTVPAATLGELAGHLITIHGQNDQLRLLSPDQQLAALDRYEPEAASALASYREVWSQWREAARDLKERTEKRRELAQEVDRLQFAIGEIDTVAPQEGEDTELVASINRLQDVDALREAAETALVAIDGPDAVGAFGGDEEAASSLVGRAATALSTASDPALNELGQRLDEVAGALSDISAELGTYGAGLPSDPEELEKQLQRQQELKALTRKYAPDLAGVLSWRAKAARRLSKIDTSAEALDELKKRVAELEKQMRACAKKLSDVRARAAAALGEAVTAELHGLAMPKARLTVRLSSTGYTRDGADAVELLLAPNDALEPQPLATSASGGELSRVMLGLEVILSATSSGATLVFDEVDAGVGGRAAVEIGRRLARLAARNQVIVVTHLPQVAAYADTHLHVAKNVSEETVTSGVRELSEPERVEELARMLAGMEDSATGRAHAGELFARAREEVESLRL